From Streptomyces sp. NBC_00683, one genomic window encodes:
- the pyk gene encoding pyruvate kinase, giving the protein MRRAKIVCTLGPATDTYEQIKALVEAGMDIARLNLSHGTYAEHEQRYHHVRKASEETGRSVGILADLQGPKIRLGRFTEGPVLLERGDDFTITVETVEGDRHTCGTTYDGLAADVTTGERILVDDGRVTLEVTQVDGPRVHTTVIEGGMVSDHKGLNLPGVAVSVPALSEKDIDDLRWALRTGADIIALSFVRSGRDIHDVHRIMDEEDRRLPVIAKVEKPQAVDNIDDIVAAFDGIMVARGDLGVEMPLEQVPIVQKRAIKLAKRNAKPVIVATQMLDSMIDNSRPTRAEASDVANAVIDGTDAVMLSGETSVGKYPIETVRTMARIVEAAEEDILAKGLPPLTDRNKPRTQGGAVARAAAEMGDFLGAKFLVAFTQSGDTVKRLSRYRSPIPLLAFTPDEATRAQLNLTWGVETFLGPHVDSTDAMVAQVDEELLRIGRCQKGDVVVITAGSPPGVAGSTNLVRVHHIGEDDSPK; this is encoded by the coding sequence ATGCGCCGAGCGAAAATCGTTTGTACCCTGGGACCCGCAACCGACACATACGAGCAGATCAAGGCACTCGTCGAAGCGGGAATGGACATTGCCCGCCTCAACCTCAGCCACGGCACCTACGCCGAACACGAGCAGCGATACCACCACGTACGCAAAGCATCCGAAGAGACCGGACGCAGCGTCGGAATCCTCGCCGACCTTCAAGGCCCGAAGATCCGCCTCGGACGCTTCACCGAAGGCCCCGTACTCCTTGAACGCGGCGACGACTTCACCATCACCGTCGAAACCGTAGAAGGCGACCGCCACACCTGCGGAACCACCTACGACGGCCTCGCCGCCGACGTCACCACAGGCGAACGCATCCTCGTCGACGACGGCCGCGTCACCCTCGAAGTCACCCAGGTCGACGGACCACGCGTCCACACCACCGTCATCGAAGGCGGCATGGTCTCCGACCACAAAGGACTCAACCTCCCCGGCGTCGCCGTCTCCGTCCCCGCACTCTCCGAAAAGGACATCGACGACCTCCGCTGGGCCCTGCGCACCGGCGCCGACATCATCGCCCTCTCCTTCGTACGCAGCGGACGCGACATCCACGACGTCCACCGCATCATGGACGAGGAGGACCGCCGCCTCCCCGTCATCGCCAAGGTCGAAAAGCCCCAGGCCGTCGACAACATCGACGACATCGTCGCCGCCTTCGACGGCATCATGGTCGCCCGCGGAGACCTCGGCGTCGAAATGCCCCTGGAACAGGTCCCGATCGTCCAGAAGCGCGCCATCAAACTCGCCAAGCGCAACGCCAAGCCGGTCATCGTCGCCACCCAGATGCTCGACTCGATGATCGACAACTCACGCCCCACCCGCGCCGAAGCCTCCGACGTCGCCAACGCCGTCATCGACGGCACGGACGCGGTGATGCTCTCCGGCGAGACCAGCGTCGGCAAGTACCCGATCGAAACCGTCCGCACGATGGCCCGCATCGTCGAAGCGGCCGAGGAGGACATCCTCGCCAAGGGCCTCCCGCCCCTCACCGACCGCAACAAGCCCCGCACCCAGGGCGGCGCGGTCGCCCGCGCGGCAGCCGAGATGGGCGACTTCCTCGGCGCCAAATTCCTGGTCGCCTTCACCCAGAGCGGCGACACGGTCAAGCGGCTCTCCCGCTACCGCTCCCCGATCCCGCTCCTGGCCTTCACCCCGGACGAGGCCACCCGCGCCCAGCTGAACCTCACGTGGGGCGTGGAGACGTTCCTCGGGCCGCACGTGGACTCGACGGACGCGATGGTGGCGCAGGTGGACGAGGAGCTGCTGCGGATCGGGCGGTGCCAGAAGGGGGACGTCGTCGTGATCACGGCCGGCTCCCCGCCCGGAGTCGCGGGCTCGACGAACCTGGTGCGGGTGCACCACATCGGCGAGGACGACAGCCCGAAGTAG
- a CDS encoding helix-turn-helix domain-containing protein, translated as MGQHNPSIRDEALALLRGGTTNRVVAELLNVPRGTIGWWLHEDRKRRGVEYVQATDCPVCTGRDVDRVAYAYLLGLYLGDGHIIAKPKQNHLSIFCGETWAGLIDEAESAMRRVMPMPRTGRRHRSGCVEVKSYTKHWTCVFPQHGPGKKHERRIILEPWQQEIVDAHPWDFIRGLIHSDGCRNMNWTTRMVGGVRKRYEYPRYWFTNVSDDIRELYTDTLDKLGIEWTHCTRAGKKYNISVARRASVALMDAHVGPKY; from the coding sequence ATGGGACAGCACAATCCATCGATACGTGACGAAGCGCTTGCCCTTCTGAGGGGCGGGACCACAAATCGAGTAGTTGCAGAACTCCTCAATGTGCCTCGCGGAACAATCGGCTGGTGGCTCCACGAGGACCGCAAGCGCCGTGGCGTGGAGTACGTGCAGGCCACCGACTGCCCGGTGTGCACCGGCCGGGACGTCGACCGCGTCGCGTACGCATATCTCCTGGGGCTCTACCTCGGAGACGGCCACATCATCGCCAAGCCGAAGCAGAACCACCTGTCGATCTTCTGTGGTGAAACATGGGCCGGCCTGATCGATGAGGCGGAGTCGGCCATGCGTCGGGTGATGCCCATGCCGCGCACCGGACGGCGCCACAGGAGCGGCTGCGTCGAGGTCAAGTCCTATACGAAACACTGGACATGCGTCTTCCCGCAGCACGGACCCGGCAAGAAGCACGAACGCCGCATCATCCTCGAACCGTGGCAGCAGGAAATCGTCGACGCGCACCCCTGGGACTTCATCCGCGGCCTCATCCACTCCGACGGCTGCCGGAACATGAACTGGACGACCCGGATGGTCGGCGGCGTACGGAAGCGGTACGAGTATCCGCGGTACTGGTTCACCAACGTCTCGGACGACATCCGGGAGCTGTACACGGACACCCTCGACAAGCTCGGCATCGAGTGGACGCACTGCACCCGCGCGGGCAAGAAGTACAACATCTCCGTCGCCCGACGGGCATCCGTCGCGCTCATGGATGCTCACGTCGGGCCGAAATACTGA
- a CDS encoding ANTAR domain-containing response regulator encodes MTTPESPQPVDAADDDKSHVPPLTTRVVIAEDEALIRLDLKEMLEEEGYSVVGEAGDGQQAIELAREHKPDLVILDVKMPVLDGISAAEKITEESIAPVLMLTAFSQRDLVERARDAGAMAYLVKPFSKSDVVPAIEMAVSRFSELKALENEVADLSQRLETRKLVDRAKSILQTDYGLSEPAAFRWIQKTSMDRRLSMQQLAEALIEDAEEKKKAAE; translated from the coding sequence GTGACCACCCCCGAGTCGCCCCAGCCCGTAGACGCCGCCGACGACGACAAGTCGCACGTCCCGCCGCTGACGACCCGTGTCGTCATCGCCGAGGACGAGGCGCTCATCCGTCTCGACCTCAAGGAGATGCTGGAGGAGGAGGGCTACTCGGTCGTCGGTGAGGCCGGCGACGGCCAGCAGGCCATCGAGCTCGCCCGGGAGCACAAGCCGGACCTGGTCATCCTCGATGTGAAGATGCCGGTCCTCGACGGGATCTCCGCTGCCGAGAAGATCACGGAGGAGTCCATCGCCCCCGTGCTGATGCTCACCGCGTTCTCGCAGCGCGACCTCGTCGAGCGGGCCAGGGACGCCGGTGCGATGGCGTACCTGGTGAAGCCGTTCAGCAAGAGCGACGTCGTGCCGGCCATCGAGATGGCCGTGTCCCGTTTCTCGGAGCTGAAGGCGCTGGAGAACGAGGTCGCCGACCTCTCGCAGCGGCTGGAGACCCGGAAGCTGGTGGACCGGGCGAAGAGCATTCTGCAGACGGATTACGGCCTCTCCGAGCCCGCCGCGTTCCGGTGGATCCAGAAGACGTCGATGGACCGCCGGCTCTCCATGCAGCAGCTCGCCGAGGCGCTGATCGAGGACGCCGAGGAGAAGAAGAAGGCGGCCGAGTAA
- a CDS encoding ABC transporter ATP-binding protein, with translation MTALLEVEDLRVAYGKIEAVKGISFSVEAGQVVTLIGTNGAGKTTTLRTLSGLLKPTSGRITFDGKPLADIPAHKIVSLGLAHSPEGRHIFPRLTITENLLLGAYLRNDKAGIEKDIQRAYDLFPILGERRKQAAGTLSGGEQQMLAMGRALMSQPKLLMLDEPSMGLSPIMMQKIMETIVELKAAGTTILLVEQNAQAALSLADQGHVMEVGKVVLSGTGADLLHDESVRKAYLGED, from the coding sequence ATGACCGCACTGCTCGAGGTCGAGGACCTCCGCGTCGCCTACGGCAAGATCGAAGCCGTCAAGGGCATCTCCTTCAGCGTCGAGGCCGGCCAGGTCGTCACCCTCATCGGCACCAACGGTGCGGGCAAGACCACCACCCTGCGCACCCTGTCCGGACTCCTCAAGCCGACCAGCGGACGCATCACCTTCGACGGCAAGCCGCTCGCCGACATCCCCGCACACAAGATCGTCTCCCTGGGCCTCGCCCACTCCCCCGAGGGACGCCACATCTTCCCCCGGCTGACGATCACCGAGAACCTCCTCCTCGGCGCCTACCTCCGCAACGACAAGGCAGGCATCGAGAAGGACATCCAGCGCGCCTACGACCTCTTCCCCATCCTCGGGGAACGCCGCAAGCAGGCCGCAGGAACCCTCTCCGGCGGCGAGCAGCAGATGCTCGCCATGGGACGCGCACTCATGTCCCAGCCCAAGCTGCTCATGCTCGACGAGCCGTCCATGGGACTCTCGCCGATCATGATGCAGAAGATCATGGAGACCATCGTCGAGCTCAAGGCGGCAGGCACCACGATCCTGCTCGTCGAGCAGAACGCCCAGGCGGCCCTCTCCCTCGCGGACCAGGGCCACGTCATGGAGGTCGGCAAGGTCGTCCTCTCGGGCACCGGCGCGGACCTCCTCCACGACGAGTCGGTCCGCAAGGCCTACCTCGGCGAGGACTGA
- a CDS encoding ABC transporter ATP-binding protein, with amino-acid sequence MTTTATPTTGTAVLDASGVTMRFGGLTAVRNVDLTVNAGEIVGLIGPNGAGKTTFFNCLTGLYVPTEGKVSYKGTVLPPKPHLVTQAGIARTFQNIRLFANMTVLENVLVGRHTRTKEGLWSALLRLPGYKKAENASRERCMELLEFIGLQDKADHLARNLPYGDQRKLEIARALASDPGLLLLDEPTAGMNPQETRVTEELIFAIRDQGIAVLVIEHDMRFIFNLCDRVSVLVQGEKLVEGTAEVVQGDERVIAAYLGTPFEGAPGAEEVAEVEAAEAEASAAADATAKTVTPEPDTTPEAESTTETDTSADAESTPETEGTTDADSAPEADTTRTEEEDTR; translated from the coding sequence ATGACGACAACAGCCACACCCACCACCGGCACCGCGGTCCTCGACGCCAGCGGCGTCACCATGCGCTTCGGCGGCCTCACCGCCGTACGCAACGTCGACCTCACCGTCAACGCAGGCGAGATCGTCGGCCTCATCGGCCCCAACGGAGCCGGCAAGACCACCTTCTTCAACTGCCTCACCGGCCTCTACGTCCCCACCGAGGGCAAGGTCAGCTACAAGGGCACCGTCCTGCCGCCCAAGCCCCACCTCGTCACCCAGGCAGGCATCGCCCGCACCTTCCAGAACATCCGGCTCTTCGCCAACATGACCGTCCTGGAAAACGTCCTCGTCGGACGCCACACCAGGACCAAAGAAGGCCTCTGGTCCGCACTGCTGCGCCTCCCCGGCTACAAGAAGGCCGAGAACGCCAGCCGCGAACGGTGCATGGAACTCCTCGAGTTCATCGGCCTCCAGGACAAGGCCGACCACCTCGCGCGCAACCTCCCCTACGGAGACCAGCGCAAGCTCGAAATCGCCCGCGCACTCGCCAGCGACCCCGGTCTCCTCCTCCTGGACGAGCCCACCGCCGGCATGAACCCCCAGGAAACCCGCGTCACCGAAGAGCTCATCTTCGCGATCCGGGACCAGGGCATCGCCGTACTCGTCATCGAGCACGACATGCGGTTCATCTTCAACCTCTGCGACCGCGTCTCCGTCCTCGTCCAGGGCGAGAAGCTCGTCGAAGGCACCGCCGAAGTCGTCCAGGGCGACGAACGCGTCATCGCCGCCTACCTCGGCACCCCCTTCGAAGGCGCCCCCGGCGCCGAAGAAGTCGCCGAGGTCGAAGCCGCCGAAGCGGAAGCCTCGGCCGCGGCCGACGCCACCGCGAAGACGGTCACGCCGGAACCGGACACCACCCCGGAAGCCGAAAGCACCACGGAAACCGACACCTCCGCGGACGCCGAAAGCACCCCGGAAACCGAAGGCACCACGGACGCAGACAGCGCACCCGAGGCCGACACCACCCGCACCGAGGAGGAGGACACCCGATGA
- a CDS encoding branched-chain amino acid ABC transporter permease encodes MTTNTTPQTGALLALPTAAARTLTVAGAAVALVGTFLAWTWTDEFPGDLTVTGYPGGLQVLTLISAALTLLFALSGYGIRGLRWLTPGGTNSPTRLAALGTLGVTGYAIGAISVKLGGVVNLEPGAWISGIGAIIAVIAALGLPSDQPIEHTTRPNTLDRFLNSLRAPSPDRAKALPSWAEILIIAGAFGVALYVFTYGIDTEYAELFIGYIIAVAFGFTALTRAGLIARITALTAKHRNVTLAAALVAAFCFPFTQQNEEYALIGANILIFATVALGLNVVVGLAGLLDLGYVAFLGVGAYAAALVSGSPLSPVGVQFPFWAAVLTGAAASLVFGVVIGAPTLRLRGDYLAIVTLGFGEIFRLTVNALNGVSGPDLTNGSQGIPSIPDLTLFGFDFGISHDIGGFTLGRSANYYLLMLVFTAVVVMVFRRSGESRIGRAWVAIREDETAATAMGINAFRLKLLAFALGATLAGLAGTVQAHVSYTVTPEQYQFAGSVPPNSAFLLAAVILGGMGTLSGPLVGAALLYLIPAKLQFMQDYQLFLFGLALILLMRFRPEGLVADRRKQLEFHETGQLDVPPDIPLTDTAAGTTKAGA; translated from the coding sequence ATGACAACCAACACCACGCCCCAGACCGGCGCACTCCTCGCGCTGCCCACCGCGGCAGCCCGCACCCTCACCGTCGCGGGCGCAGCCGTCGCACTCGTCGGCACCTTCCTCGCCTGGACCTGGACCGACGAATTCCCCGGCGACCTCACCGTCACCGGATACCCCGGCGGCCTCCAGGTCCTCACCCTGATCAGCGCAGCACTCACCCTGCTCTTCGCGCTCTCCGGGTACGGCATCCGCGGCCTGCGCTGGCTCACCCCCGGCGGCACCAACAGCCCCACCCGGCTCGCCGCACTCGGAACCCTCGGCGTCACCGGCTACGCCATCGGCGCGATCTCCGTCAAGCTCGGCGGAGTCGTCAACCTGGAACCCGGCGCCTGGATCAGCGGCATCGGCGCGATCATCGCCGTCATCGCCGCACTCGGACTCCCCAGCGACCAGCCCATCGAGCACACCACCAGGCCCAACACCCTGGACCGGTTCCTCAACAGCCTCCGCGCCCCCTCACCGGACCGCGCCAAGGCACTCCCCTCCTGGGCCGAGATCCTCATCATCGCCGGAGCATTCGGCGTCGCGCTGTACGTCTTCACCTACGGCATCGACACCGAATACGCCGAACTCTTCATCGGCTACATCATCGCCGTGGCCTTCGGCTTCACCGCACTCACCCGAGCCGGGCTCATCGCCCGGATCACCGCACTCACGGCCAAACACCGCAACGTCACCCTCGCCGCCGCACTCGTCGCAGCGTTCTGCTTCCCCTTCACCCAGCAGAACGAGGAATACGCCCTCATCGGCGCCAACATCCTCATCTTCGCGACCGTCGCACTCGGCCTGAACGTCGTCGTCGGCCTCGCCGGCCTCCTCGACCTCGGATACGTCGCATTCCTCGGCGTCGGCGCCTACGCCGCCGCCCTGGTCTCCGGCTCCCCGCTGTCACCCGTCGGCGTCCAGTTCCCCTTCTGGGCAGCAGTCCTCACCGGCGCCGCAGCCTCACTCGTCTTCGGCGTCGTCATCGGCGCCCCGACACTCCGGCTGCGCGGCGACTACCTCGCCATCGTCACCCTCGGATTCGGTGAAATCTTCCGGCTCACCGTCAACGCCCTCAACGGCGTCAGCGGCCCCGACCTCACCAACGGCTCCCAGGGCATCCCCAGCATCCCCGACCTCACCCTCTTCGGGTTCGACTTCGGGATCAGCCACGACATCGGCGGCTTCACCCTCGGCAGGTCCGCCAACTACTACCTGCTGATGCTCGTCTTCACCGCCGTCGTCGTCATGGTGTTCCGCCGCTCCGGCGAATCCCGCATCGGCCGCGCCTGGGTCGCCATCCGCGAAGACGAAACCGCAGCCACCGCCATGGGCATCAACGCCTTCCGGCTCAAGCTGCTCGCCTTCGCCCTCGGCGCCACCCTCGCCGGACTCGCGGGAACCGTCCAGGCACACGTCTCCTACACGGTCACCCCCGAGCAGTACCAGTTCGCCGGCTCCGTACCGCCCAACTCCGCATTCCTCCTCGCCGCCGTCATCCTCGGCGGCATGGGAACCCTCAGCGGACCCCTCGTCGGCGCCGCACTGCTCTACCTCATCCCGGCCAAGCTGCAGTTCATGCAGGACTACCAGCTGTTCCTCTTCGGTCTCGCGCTCATCCTCCTGATGCGCTTCCGCCCCGAAGGCCTGGTCGCCGACCGCAGGAAGCAGCTCGAATTCCACGAGACCGGCCAGCTCGACGTGCCGCCGGACATCCCACTCACCGACACAGCCGCCGGCACCACGAAGGCGGGGGCGTGA
- a CDS encoding branched-chain amino acid ABC transporter permease — MNELPQQLANGLILGAMYGLIAIGYTMVYGIIQLINFAHGEIFMIGGFGALTVYLGLPSGLSLLAAIPLMIAGGVLCSVAVSVAAERFAYRPLRSAPRLAPLITAIGLSLALQQAVWMWYPDATKDRSFPQFKGEAIEIFGANIQRGDLFVLIAAPVCMLALGFFVSKTRAGRGMQATSQDPDTAKLMGINTDRIIVMAFAIGAAFAAVAAVAYGLKNGQIGFRMGFIMGLKAFTAAVLGGIGNIYGAMLGGVVLGVAESLATGYMSEVPGMELFGGGAWKDVWAFVLLILVLLIRPQGLLGERVADRA, encoded by the coding sequence GTGAACGAACTGCCGCAACAGCTGGCCAATGGACTCATCCTCGGCGCGATGTACGGTCTCATCGCGATCGGTTACACGATGGTCTACGGAATCATCCAGCTCATCAACTTCGCACACGGCGAGATCTTCATGATCGGGGGCTTCGGAGCCCTCACGGTCTACCTCGGGCTTCCGTCCGGACTCTCCCTGCTGGCTGCGATACCCCTCATGATCGCCGGCGGAGTCCTGTGCTCCGTCGCCGTCAGCGTCGCCGCTGAACGCTTCGCCTACCGGCCACTGCGCAGCGCGCCACGTCTCGCCCCCCTCATCACCGCAATCGGCCTCTCCCTGGCACTCCAGCAGGCCGTATGGATGTGGTACCCCGACGCCACGAAGGACCGCTCCTTCCCCCAGTTCAAGGGTGAAGCGATCGAAATCTTCGGCGCCAACATCCAGCGCGGAGATCTCTTCGTCCTCATCGCAGCCCCCGTGTGCATGCTCGCCCTGGGCTTCTTCGTCTCCAAAACCCGCGCCGGACGCGGAATGCAGGCAACCTCCCAGGACCCCGACACCGCCAAGCTCATGGGCATCAACACCGACCGCATCATCGTCATGGCATTCGCCATCGGTGCCGCGTTCGCAGCCGTCGCCGCCGTCGCCTACGGGCTCAAGAACGGCCAGATCGGCTTCCGCATGGGCTTCATCATGGGCCTGAAAGCCTTCACCGCAGCCGTACTCGGCGGCATCGGCAACATCTACGGAGCCATGCTCGGCGGAGTCGTCCTCGGCGTCGCCGAATCCCTCGCCACCGGCTACATGAGCGAGGTCCCCGGCATGGAACTCTTCGGCGGCGGAGCCTGGAAGGACGTCTGGGCATTCGTCCTCCTCATCCTCGTCCTCCTCATCCGACCCCAGGGCCTACTCGGCGAACGCGTCGCGGATCGGGCGTGA
- a CDS encoding branched-chain amino acid ABC transporter substrate-binding protein produces the protein MLILTAVLTTGALTLTACGSRDDDKKSSGSGDTQTVVIGLDAPLTGDLSALGLGIKNSADLAVKTANKDKTVPGIKFEIQPLDDQAQPSVGQQNAQKFIGNKDVLGVVGPLNSGVAQSMQKPFTDAKLTQVSPANTGTELTQGNDWKTGNKKRPYAAYFRTATTDAIQGAFAANYLFKTAKVKDVYLIDDQKPYGAGLAASFKATFTELGGKIVGTDHVNPDDRDFNSVVTKVKGSGAKAVYYGGEYPAGAPLSQQLKDSVQIPLMGGDGMYSADFIKLNKKAEGDIATSVGKPVEELDSAKKFIADYKTAGYKDAYEAYGGGTYDATWAIIEAVKAVVAANDGKLPDDARAKVLEAMAKVSFEGVTGPVAFDEYGDTTNTLMTAYQVTGGKWVSKLSEAVK, from the coding sequence TTGCTTATCCTCACCGCAGTGCTCACCACAGGAGCACTCACCCTCACCGCCTGCGGGTCGCGCGACGACGACAAGAAGAGCAGCGGCAGCGGCGACACCCAGACCGTCGTCATCGGCCTGGACGCTCCCCTCACCGGCGACCTCTCCGCACTGGGCCTCGGCATCAAGAACTCCGCCGACCTCGCTGTGAAGACCGCCAACAAGGACAAGACCGTCCCTGGCATCAAGTTCGAGATCCAGCCCCTCGACGACCAGGCACAGCCCTCCGTCGGCCAGCAGAACGCCCAGAAGTTCATCGGCAACAAGGACGTCCTCGGAGTCGTCGGCCCCCTGAACTCCGGCGTCGCCCAGTCGATGCAGAAGCCCTTCACGGACGCCAAGCTCACCCAGGTCTCCCCCGCCAACACCGGCACCGAGCTGACCCAGGGCAACGACTGGAAGACGGGCAACAAGAAGCGCCCCTACGCGGCCTACTTCCGCACCGCCACCACGGACGCGATCCAGGGCGCCTTCGCCGCGAACTACCTCTTCAAGACGGCCAAGGTCAAGGACGTCTACCTCATCGACGACCAGAAGCCCTACGGAGCCGGCCTCGCCGCCTCCTTCAAGGCGACGTTCACGGAGCTCGGCGGCAAGATCGTCGGCACCGACCACGTCAACCCCGACGACCGTGACTTCAACTCCGTCGTCACCAAGGTCAAGGGCTCCGGCGCCAAGGCCGTCTACTACGGCGGCGAGTACCCCGCCGGCGCACCCCTGAGCCAGCAGCTCAAGGACAGCGTCCAGATCCCGCTCATGGGCGGCGACGGCATGTACAGCGCCGACTTCATCAAGCTCAACAAGAAGGCCGAAGGCGACATCGCCACCTCCGTCGGCAAGCCCGTCGAAGAGCTCGACTCCGCCAAGAAGTTTATCGCGGACTACAAGACGGCCGGCTACAAGGACGCCTACGAGGCGTACGGCGGCGGCACCTACGACGCCACCTGGGCGATCATCGAGGCCGTCAAGGCAGTCGTCGCCGCCAATGACGGCAAGCTCCCCGACGACGCCCGCGCCAAGGTCCTCGAGGCCATGGCCAAGGTCAGCTTCGAAGGCGTCACCGGCCCCGTCGCCTTCGACGAGTACGGCGACACCACCAACACCCTCATGACCGCCTACCAGGTAACCGGCGGCAAGTGGGTCTCCAAGCTCAGCGAGGCCGTGAAGTAG
- a CDS encoding PaaI family thioesterase, whose product MGEHIAPTFPQEIIDEYAALGVDLPALFSAGHLGERMGVQIVEASAERVVGTMPVEGNTQPYGLLHGGASAVLAETLGSIGTMLHGGATKIAVGVDLNCTHHRGVRSGLVTGVATPVHRGRSTATYEIVITDEQDKRVCTARLTCLLRDMPRPAAD is encoded by the coding sequence ATGGGCGAGCACATCGCACCCACGTTCCCCCAGGAGATCATCGACGAGTACGCCGCACTCGGCGTCGACCTCCCCGCCCTCTTCTCCGCCGGACACCTCGGCGAGCGTATGGGCGTGCAGATCGTCGAGGCCTCCGCCGAGCGCGTCGTGGGCACCATGCCCGTGGAAGGCAACACCCAGCCCTACGGGCTGCTCCACGGTGGCGCCTCCGCCGTCCTCGCCGAGACGCTCGGCTCCATCGGCACCATGCTCCACGGCGGCGCCACCAAGATTGCCGTCGGCGTCGACCTGAACTGCACCCACCACCGAGGGGTCCGCAGCGGCCTCGTCACGGGCGTCGCCACCCCCGTACACCGCGGCCGTTCCACCGCCACGTACGAGATCGTCATCACCGACGAGCAGGACAAGCGCGTCTGCACCGCCCGCCTCACCTGCCTGCTCCGCGACATGCCCCGGCCCGCCGCCGACTGA